The Saccharopolyspora gloriosae genome window below encodes:
- a CDS encoding ribose-5-phosphate isomerase: MADEQAGWRVVVGSDDAGLDYKDVLKADLAKDPRVASVVDVGVGSDEHTDYPHVAVNAARKVAAGEADRALLVCGTGLGVAISANKVPGVRAVTAHDSYSVQRSVLSNNAQVLCFGQRVVGLELARLLAAEWLDLRFDENSASAQKVAAIGEYEGGSTGGAC, from the coding sequence ATGGCGGACGAGCAGGCCGGCTGGCGCGTCGTCGTCGGCTCCGATGACGCGGGGCTGGACTACAAGGACGTGCTCAAGGCTGATTTGGCGAAGGACCCCCGGGTGGCCTCGGTGGTCGACGTGGGCGTCGGTTCCGACGAGCACACCGACTACCCGCACGTCGCCGTCAACGCCGCGCGCAAGGTCGCCGCGGGCGAGGCGGACCGGGCGCTGCTGGTGTGCGGTACCGGGCTCGGCGTGGCGATCAGCGCGAACAAGGTGCCGGGGGTGCGCGCGGTGACCGCGCACGACAGCTACTCGGTGCAGCGCTCCGTGCTGAGCAACAACGCCCAGGTGCTGTGCTTCGGGCAGCGCGTGGTGGGCCTGGAGCTCGCGCGGCTGCTCGCGGCGGAGTGGCTGGACCTGCGCTTCGACGAGAACTCGGCGTCGGCGCAGAAGGTCGCGGCCATCGGCGAGTACGAGGGCGGCTCCACCGGCGGGGCGTGTTGA
- a CDS encoding class II aldolase/adducin family protein, with translation MSPSLVEERAEVIRIAQKMITDDLVVGTSGNVSVRSGELVAVTPSGVDYDGLTVGDIAVVRLDGTVVEGDLPPTSELPMHLTAYVEHGVQAVVHTHSLHATALSLLRDDVPAVHYQLAEMGGVVRVAEYATFGTDQLARNMSVALEGRGACVLRNHGTVAVGSTPAAAYNRARQLEWLCELWLTARRAGEPSLLDDEELSRCAAQFHHYSTR, from the coding sequence TTGAGCCCGTCGCTGGTCGAGGAGCGCGCGGAGGTCATCCGCATCGCCCAGAAGATGATCACCGACGATCTGGTGGTGGGCACCTCCGGCAACGTGTCGGTGCGCAGCGGCGAGCTGGTCGCGGTGACACCGTCCGGAGTGGACTACGACGGCCTGACCGTCGGTGACATCGCGGTGGTCCGGCTCGACGGCACCGTGGTCGAGGGCGACCTGCCCCCGACCTCGGAGCTGCCGATGCACTTGACGGCGTACGTCGAGCACGGTGTGCAGGCGGTGGTGCACACGCATTCGTTGCACGCCACGGCGTTGTCGTTGCTGCGCGACGACGTTCCCGCGGTGCACTACCAGCTGGCGGAGATGGGCGGTGTGGTGCGGGTCGCGGAGTACGCGACCTTCGGCACCGATCAGCTGGCTCGCAACATGTCGGTCGCGTTGGAGGGCCGGGGTGCCTGCGTTCTGCGCAACCACGGCACGGTCGCGGTCGGTTCGACGCCGGCCGCGGCGTACAACCGCGCCCGGCAGCTGGAATGGCTCTGCGAGCTGTGGCTCACGGCCCGCCGGGCAGGCGAACCGAGCCTGCTCGACGACGAGGAGCTGTCCCGCTGCGCAGCCCAGTTCCACCACTACAGCACCCGCTGA
- a CDS encoding dihydroxyacetone kinase family protein: MTRLYDDPATFTEDMVAGFVAANPGYVREVRGGVVRARRARRGKVAVVTGGGSGHYPAFCGVVGPGFADGAVIGNIFTSPSAEDAYSVAKAADTGAGVVFSFGNYAGDNMNFGLAVERLRREGVAAHNVVVTDDVASASAQDIGKRRGVVGDFVVFKVASAAAEEGYSFDEVVRVAEHANDRTRSLGVAFDGCTLPGSPQPLFEVPDGRMGLGLGIHGEPGVSEVDMPSAAELARTLVDGVLAEAPEGTGTRRVAAILNGLGATKYEELFVVWKTASRLLAEAGVEVVQPEVGELVTSLDMAGCSLTLTWLDPELERLWSAPADSPAYRKGSIVESDVDDEVVEEAAEVVAAATAVAPQVGQDTARLVVAGLRSLSELLHESEDELGRLDAVAGDGDHGRGMSRGSGAALEAAEPAAAAGAGPAAVLMAAGDEWAAKAGGTSGALWGAGLRSFGDLLPDDREVTAADLLAGSRAALEAVQRLGRAEPGDKTLVDALIPFVDELAAAVGDGAGTGEAIRRAAREATAAAERTAELTPRTGRARPLAERSVGTPDPGATSLAMALNRAAEVLGGRNPELDTTEVK, from the coding sequence ATGACTCGTCTGTACGACGATCCGGCGACGTTCACCGAGGACATGGTGGCCGGTTTCGTGGCCGCCAACCCCGGTTACGTGCGCGAGGTGCGCGGCGGCGTGGTGCGGGCGCGGCGCGCGCGCCGCGGCAAGGTCGCCGTGGTCACCGGCGGCGGATCCGGGCACTACCCGGCGTTCTGCGGGGTGGTCGGTCCTGGTTTCGCCGACGGCGCGGTGATCGGCAACATCTTCACGTCCCCGTCGGCGGAGGACGCCTATTCGGTGGCGAAGGCCGCCGACACCGGTGCGGGCGTGGTGTTCTCGTTCGGCAACTACGCCGGGGACAACATGAACTTCGGGCTGGCGGTGGAGCGGCTGCGCCGGGAGGGGGTCGCCGCGCACAACGTGGTCGTCACCGACGACGTGGCGAGCGCGTCGGCGCAGGACATCGGCAAGCGCCGTGGCGTGGTGGGCGATTTCGTGGTGTTCAAGGTCGCCTCCGCCGCCGCGGAGGAGGGCTACTCGTTCGACGAGGTGGTGCGGGTCGCCGAGCACGCCAACGACCGCACCCGCAGCCTGGGCGTGGCCTTCGACGGCTGCACGTTGCCGGGCAGCCCGCAGCCGCTGTTCGAGGTTCCGGACGGCCGGATGGGCCTGGGACTGGGCATCCACGGCGAACCCGGTGTGTCCGAAGTGGACATGCCGAGCGCGGCGGAACTCGCCCGCACGCTCGTCGACGGGGTGCTCGCCGAAGCACCCGAGGGGACGGGAACGCGTCGGGTGGCGGCGATCCTCAACGGGCTGGGCGCCACGAAGTACGAGGAACTGTTCGTGGTGTGGAAGACCGCGTCCCGGCTGCTGGCCGAGGCCGGTGTCGAGGTGGTGCAGCCGGAGGTCGGGGAACTGGTCACCAGCCTCGACATGGCCGGCTGCTCGCTGACGCTGACCTGGCTGGACCCGGAGCTGGAGCGGCTGTGGAGCGCGCCCGCCGATTCCCCCGCCTACCGCAAGGGGAGCATCGTCGAGTCCGATGTGGACGACGAGGTGGTGGAGGAGGCCGCCGAGGTGGTCGCGGCGGCGACCGCGGTCGCCCCGCAGGTCGGGCAGGACACCGCGCGGCTCGTGGTCGCGGGACTGCGGTCGCTCAGCGAGCTGCTGCACGAGTCCGAGGACGAGCTCGGCAGGCTGGACGCGGTGGCCGGCGACGGTGACCACGGCCGGGGCATGTCGCGCGGCAGCGGTGCCGCGCTGGAGGCCGCGGAACCCGCCGCCGCAGCGGGCGCCGGTCCCGCCGCCGTGCTGATGGCCGCCGGTGACGAGTGGGCGGCGAAGGCGGGCGGCACCTCGGGCGCGTTGTGGGGAGCGGGGCTGCGCTCGTTCGGCGACCTGCTGCCCGACGACCGGGAGGTCACGGCCGCCGACCTGCTCGCCGGGTCGCGAGCCGCGCTGGAAGCCGTGCAGCGGCTCGGCCGCGCCGAACCCGGCGACAAAACGCTGGTGGACGCGCTGATCCCGTTCGTCGACGAGCTGGCCGCGGCGGTCGGGGACGGAGCCGGAACGGGCGAGGCGATCCGGCGGGCGGCGCGGGAGGCGACCGCCGCCGCGGAGCGCACGGCCGAGCTCACCCCGCGCACCGGGCGGGCGCGGCCGCTGGCGGAACGCAGCGTCGGCACTCCCGACCCGGGGGCGACGTCGCTGGCGATGGCGCTGAACCGAGCAGCGGAAGTCCTCGGTGGACGGAACCCGGAACTCGACACGACTGAGGTGAAGTGA
- a CDS encoding GlxA family transcriptional regulator, with amino-acid sequence MATSGEQQERRHRVAVLPTTGTAPFELGVISAVFGHYLLDLIPSRYELTVCSEDPGAVPLDGGAVMSTPHGLDDLAAADTVIVTSRADPHEHPSAALVEALHSAHRRGARLVSTCTGAFALAAAGMLDGRRATTHWRYADLLRSRFPLVEVDPAPLYIDEEDVLTGAGSAASLDLCLHLVRKDLGADLANTVARRLVIPPHREGGQAQYVESPVAGSPENDGVARSMSWALEHLKEPLTVELMAGAAHMSERSYLRHFAHTTGSSPMRWLTSQRVRASLPLLEKTRDSVDEVAGTVGFESVVTYRYHFNRIMRTSPSAYRRMFHAPQTEPPAEPRSACTGPKSGPS; translated from the coding sequence ATGGCGACTTCGGGTGAGCAGCAGGAGCGGCGGCACCGGGTGGCGGTGCTGCCGACCACCGGCACGGCCCCCTTCGAACTGGGCGTGATCTCCGCCGTGTTCGGCCACTACCTGCTCGACCTGATCCCGAGCCGGTACGAGCTGACGGTGTGCTCCGAAGACCCCGGGGCGGTGCCGCTGGACGGCGGTGCGGTGATGAGCACGCCGCACGGACTCGACGACCTCGCCGCCGCCGACACGGTGATCGTCACCAGTCGCGCCGATCCGCACGAGCACCCGTCGGCCGCGCTCGTGGAAGCGCTGCACTCGGCCCACCGGCGCGGTGCCCGGCTCGTGTCGACCTGCACCGGAGCGTTCGCCCTCGCCGCCGCCGGAATGCTGGACGGGCGCCGGGCCACCACGCACTGGCGCTACGCCGACCTGCTGCGCAGCCGCTTCCCGCTGGTCGAGGTCGATCCGGCACCGCTCTACATCGACGAGGAGGACGTGCTGACCGGCGCGGGCAGCGCGGCGAGCCTCGACCTGTGCCTGCACCTGGTGCGCAAGGACCTCGGCGCCGACCTCGCCAACACCGTCGCCCGCAGACTCGTCATCCCGCCGCACCGGGAAGGCGGTCAGGCGCAGTACGTCGAGTCGCCGGTGGCGGGATCACCGGAGAACGACGGGGTGGCGCGGAGCATGAGCTGGGCACTGGAACACCTGAAGGAACCGCTGACGGTGGAGCTGATGGCGGGCGCGGCGCACATGTCCGAACGCAGCTACCTGCGCCACTTCGCGCACACCACGGGAAGTTCACCGATGCGCTGGCTCACCTCGCAGCGCGTCCGCGCGAGCCTGCCGCTGCTGGAGAAGACCCGCGACTCGGTGGACGAGGTCGCCGGAACGGTGGGCTTCGAATCCGTGGTGACCTACCGGTACCACTTCAACAGGATCATGCGGACCTCTCCGTCGGCGTACCGCCGGATGTTCCACGCCCCGCAAACCGAACCCCCCGCCGAACCGCGTAGCGCCTGCACGGGCCCGAAATCCGGTCCGTCGTGA
- a CDS encoding alpha/beta fold hydrolase — MQEWELGRVHRSSIGDVRWDRLGGEEKEPVVLLHGTPFSSFVWRGVARALAPHFRVYVWDMPGYGASDKHGGQDVSLAAQGRVFAELLQHWELDRPAVIAHDFGGAVALRAHLLHGARYERIAVVDPVALAPWGSPFFRLIGQHVEVFEQLPPAMHRALVREYIRSASHRGLDDSLVDALTEPWLGESGQPAFYRQIAQADQRYTDEVQHSYGELDLPALVCWGAEDTWIPVQKGHEFAGLVPGAQLRVIPGAGHLVQEDAPAELAAALFAFLRDR; from the coding sequence GTGCAGGAGTGGGAACTCGGTCGAGTCCATCGCAGCAGCATCGGCGATGTTCGCTGGGATCGCCTCGGCGGAGAGGAGAAGGAACCGGTCGTGCTCTTGCACGGCACGCCCTTCTCCTCTTTCGTCTGGCGGGGCGTCGCCCGTGCGTTGGCGCCGCATTTCCGGGTGTACGTCTGGGACATGCCGGGCTACGGCGCGTCGGACAAGCACGGCGGCCAGGACGTGTCGCTGGCCGCGCAAGGACGGGTGTTCGCGGAACTGCTCCAGCACTGGGAACTGGACCGCCCCGCCGTGATCGCGCACGACTTCGGCGGTGCCGTCGCGCTGCGCGCGCACCTGCTGCACGGGGCGCGGTACGAGCGGATCGCCGTCGTCGACCCGGTCGCGCTCGCCCCGTGGGGATCGCCGTTCTTCCGGCTGATCGGGCAGCACGTCGAGGTCTTCGAGCAGCTGCCCCCGGCCATGCACCGTGCGCTGGTGCGCGAGTACATCAGGTCCGCCAGCCACCGCGGCCTCGACGACTCCCTGGTCGACGCGCTGACCGAGCCGTGGCTGGGGGAGTCCGGCCAGCCCGCCTTCTACCGCCAGATCGCCCAAGCGGATCAGCGCTACACCGACGAGGTGCAGCACTCCTACGGCGAACTCGACCTGCCCGCGCTGGTGTGCTGGGGCGCGGAGGACACCTGGATCCCGGTGCAGAAGGGCCACGAGTTCGCCGGACTCGTCCCCGGAGCGCAGCTGCGGGTGATCCCGGGTGCCGGGCACCTGGTGCAGGAGGACGCGCCCGCAGAACTGGCGGCGGCCCTTTTCGCATTCCTCCGCGACCGCTGA